The Calditrichota bacterium genomic sequence AATAGAGATAGCCGAGAAAGATTTTCGAAATATGCACGTGCTCCACAGCAAAGACCGACATCGTCGTGTAGGGTTGTGACAGCACGGAGAAGACAAAAAAGCACAAAAGTCCGTAAAAAACGAATTGGCGATTTTTAACTAAGTGCTTGAGCGCCTTGATATTGAAATTTGATTTTTTGTCTTCTGCAGACGAATCAGGAATAAAAAGAATAACAATAAAAATGACGATGAAAAATAAACCCGATGGAATTAAAAATAGGAGAGAATAGCTCATCGAAGCCAGGTAGCCGCCGACAGCAGGACCGATGGCCCAGCCGAAATTGAGGCCGATGCGCTGGTAGCTGTAGGCCTCGACGCGATTTTTCGGTGCGACGAGATCGGAAATAAGCGCATCTGCCGCCGGCATAAACATGGCGCCGAAGCCGTAGGATAAAATGACAAAGAGTCCGAGAAAGTAAATGGGAAAATGATAAAAAACAGTGATAGCTAACAACAAAAATGACAACGCCCGACCAACGCCGGCAAAAATCATCACTTTGCGTCTGCCGATTTTGTCGGAGTAACCGCCGCCGAGAAGTTGCGTGATCGCGCGCGCGACGGCTGCTCCGAGAAAAAAAGTGCCAACAACCGTCATGGGCACGCCTTGTTCCGAATAAAGGTAAAGGCTGATAAATGGCAAAATGATGGAAAATCCCAGCGCATTGATCACGCGAATGGCGACCAGATACCAGACTCTTTTATCGAATGACTGAAATTTGCTATTGAGTTTATTGATTTTTCTGGTCATTGCCTGTTGCATAAATTCAAACCTGCTTCATCTTGGGAAAGAGTTCCATCTGCGTCTCGTAAAGTCCGATTTGTTTAATGATGTCGTTCAAACGCGAGGTATCTTTTTCAATGTCCAGATCGTCCGTATCGACAACTAAAACGCGGTATTTTTTTGAATATTCTTCCACCCATTTATCGTAATAAATATTTAATTGCGCCAGATATTCTTTGTCGATTTCTCTCTCAAATTCTCTGCCGCGCTTGCGGATGCGGGATAAAAGTGTCCACGTGGAAGCTTTGAGGTAGATTATTAAATCCGGAAAGCGAAGCACATTCAGAATCGCCCCGTACAAGTCGCGATAATTTTGATAATCCACGTCAGAGATGTTATCGCGGTCGTGGAGAATTCTGGCGAAAATCTCCGCATCTTCAAAGATCGTTCGATCTTGAATACAGGTGGTGCTTGTTTTTTGAATTTCCTGATGGGCTTTAAAACGCTGGGTGAGAAAGAAAATCTGCGAATGAAAACTCCAGCGTCTCATGTCTTTGTAAAAATTTTCCAGATAAGGATTTTCTTTCACTTTTTCAAAATAGGGACGCCAGCTAAATCGCTCGCTCAACAGTTGCGTCCAGGTGGTTTTCCCGACTCCGATATTACCGGCGATGGCAAAAAAATAATTTGAATCCAATTTCACTTCCCCTGCTTTTTATTGTCAACAAAATGTATTTTGTCATTTTTCTGAACAATTACTGTGTCTCTCAGCCAACGTGCGTCATCGCGGTGCGGATAATCTGTCGTAAAATGCAATCCGCGGCTTTCTTTGCGATGAAGAGCGCAGTTGATTATTAGTTGGGCGACTAACGCAATATTTCGCAATTCCAACATGCCGTCGGTAATGATTGTTTTTTTGTAAAAGGATTCGATTTCCCGAACGATGAGATTAATTCTTCGCTGGGCGCGTTTGAGTCGAAGTGTGGAGCGGACAATGCCCACGTAGTCCCACATGAGAGATTGGATTTCTTCTTTGTCGTGGGAAATGAGCACCCATTCCTCGTGGTTAAATGTGCCCTCGTCGTTCCAGACCGGGAAAGAAGTGAATTTTTCTTTTTTCTCAAAATCGAAATGGTCGACAATGTGTTGGTAAGCCTGATGTGAAAAAACGTGCGCTTCCAGCAGAGAATTTGACGCCAATCTATTGGCGCCGTGGACGCCGGTACAAGTAACCTCGCCCGATGCGTAGAGATTCTCAATATTTGTTCTGGCGTGCAAATCGGTGACCACGCCGCCGCACATGTAGTGCGCCGCTGGGACGACCGGAATCGGCTCTTTTGTGATGTCAATGCCAAATTGCTGACAATTTTGGTAAATATGGGGAAAACGGGATTTAATTTCATTGGCGTTTTTGTGGGTGATGTCCAGCAGCACAAAATCGTCGCCGCTTTTTTTTAACTCCGCATCTATGGCGCGCGCTACGATGTCACGCGGCGCCAATTCCGCCAGCGGGTGATACTTTTTCATAAATTCTTCGCCGCGCTGAGTTTTTAATTTTGCGCCGAAGCCGCGCACCGCCTCGGAGATGAGAAAAGAATTTGCTCCCGGGGCGTAAAGTGTCGTCGGATGAAATTGCATAAATTCCAGATTTGCCACTTTTGCGCCAGCTCGGTACGCCATGGCAATGCCGTCGCCGGTGGCGATGGCGGGATTTGTCGTGTGCAAATAGACCTGTCCGCTGCCGCCAGTGGCGAGTATCGTGGCGCGCGCTAAAAATTGTTTGATGGATTTGCTTTCCTTGTCAAAAACATACGCGCCCCAGCAGTGGAGTTGCTCCGGATTTTCATCGGCAAAATCTTCCAAATGATGCTCGGTAATCAGATCAATGGCAATGTGCTGCTCGAAAATTCGCACGTTGGGATGGTTTTTGATAGCCTCCAATAGTGATTGTTCGATTGCCTTACCGGTCAAATCTTTGGCGTGGACAATGCGATTTTTGCTGTGTCCGCCTTCTCTGCCCAGGTCCAGCTCGCTGTCGTGCGGCGGTTTTTTGCGCGAAAACTCAACGCCCCAATCGATGAGTTCCTGCACGCGCCGTGGCCCTTCGTGGACGATAAGTTCCACGGCATCGCGGTGGCACAAACCGGCGCCGGCTTTGAGTGTGTCCTGAATGTGTAATTCGTAATTATCATTTTTGTCAACTACAGCAGCGATGCCACCTTGCGCATAGTTGGTGTTGGAATCCGCTTTTTCTTTTTTCGTGATAATGACGACTTCAGCGCGTTCCGCTAATTTCAGTGCCAGAGACAGCCCGGCAATGCCGCTGCCGATAATCAAAACGTCCGTTTCAATAATCATTGTTCGTTTTTCTCGAATGTTTGAAAAAAATAAAAATTGTTAAATTT encodes the following:
- the nadB gene encoding L-aspartate oxidase codes for the protein MIIETDVLIIGSGIAGLSLALKLAERAEVVIITKKEKADSNTNYAQGGIAAVVDKNDNYELHIQDTLKAGAGLCHRDAVELIVHEGPRRVQELIDWGVEFSRKKPPHDSELDLGREGGHSKNRIVHAKDLTGKAIEQSLLEAIKNHPNVRIFEQHIAIDLITEHHLEDFADENPEQLHCWGAYVFDKESKSIKQFLARATILATGGSGQVYLHTTNPAIATGDGIAMAYRAGAKVANLEFMQFHPTTLYAPGANSFLISEAVRGFGAKLKTQRGEEFMKKYHPLAELAPRDIVARAIDAELKKSGDDFVLLDITHKNANEIKSRFPHIYQNCQQFGIDITKEPIPVVPAAHYMCGGVVTDLHARTNIENLYASGEVTCTGVHGANRLASNSLLEAHVFSHQAYQHIVDHFDFEKKEKFTSFPVWNDEGTFNHEEWVLISHDKEEIQSLMWDYVGIVRSTLRLKRAQRRINLIVREIESFYKKTIITDGMLELRNIALVAQLIINCALHRKESRGLHFTTDYPHRDDARWLRDTVIVQKNDKIHFVDNKKQGK
- a CDS encoding deoxynucleoside kinase — translated: MDSNYFFAIAGNIGVGKTTWTQLLSERFSWRPYFEKVKENPYLENFYKDMRRWSFHSQIFFLTQRFKAHQEIQKTSTTCIQDRTIFEDAEIFARILHDRDNISDVDYQNYRDLYGAILNVLRFPDLIIYLKASTWTLLSRIRKRGREFEREIDKEYLAQLNIYYDKWVEEYSKKYRVLVVDTDDLDIEKDTSRLNDIIKQIGLYETQMELFPKMKQV
- a CDS encoding MFS transporter, which gives rise to MQQAMTRKINKLNSKFQSFDKRVWYLVAIRVINALGFSIILPFISLYLYSEQGVPMTVVGTFFLGAAVARAITQLLGGGYSDKIGRRKVMIFAGVGRALSFLLLAITVFYHFPIYFLGLFVILSYGFGAMFMPAADALISDLVAPKNRVEAYSYQRIGLNFGWAIGPAVGGYLASMSYSLLFLIPSGLFFIVIFIVILFIPDSSAEDKKSNFNIKALKHLVKNRQFVFYGLLCFFVFSVLSQPYTTMSVFAVEHVHISKIFLGYLYSINGVTIILFQLPAIKWINRMRLTSALALGGFLAGIAMIVIALSTNFFMLALAIVILTFGEIFFIPTSTTITSNWAPESQRGTYMGLYGLFQGMGRSFGPFYGGILLDHFLHNPLILWGAIGAVALLASFAIPHIKQPPSGESKALSAT